Proteins co-encoded in one Hymenobacter swuensis DY53 genomic window:
- a CDS encoding helix-turn-helix domain-containing protein has product MFFGFNLYSGLLLPFFLQGVIVAAVLWARRRREDTAADGWLALLLLLFAVRLAQWMLGFAGWYDSHDARTTFMFYWPFSNWLAVGPALYFYFRSLTNQEFRLQRQHWWHFAPALAFGAWLLVVFGYDIGWWHGLQGQPLPAHFGTKGPLASWADYQPIGLLADTLGYLSVLAYAVHTLRAYRAYARYLNDNFSDTEQLRFRWLRNVLVAVVVGTGVTLVFGAVNLFITPLNYVQSWYDYLFTGLLIYYLSISGLLTGYRLAALRFQLPVAVTPSATSLPTIEAADETSGIVVPAVDKRTVADAVLDLPEIPVSAATAAASVPLVADATVEEPTETAAEPDAELARWTTRLLAHMQAARPYLEPELTLGELATQLRTNTSWLSKVINSGCGQNFNDFINEYRVSEAERRLRDPQFRHYTLLAVALEAGFNSKSTFNRVFKKLRGQTPSEAARQL; this is encoded by the coding sequence ATGTTCTTCGGCTTCAACCTCTACAGCGGCTTGCTGCTGCCGTTTTTCCTGCAAGGCGTAATCGTGGCGGCGGTGCTGTGGGCGCGGCGGCGGCGCGAGGATACGGCGGCCGATGGCTGGCTGGCCCTGCTGCTGCTGCTGTTTGCTGTGCGGCTGGCCCAGTGGATGCTGGGCTTTGCCGGCTGGTACGACTCGCACGACGCCCGCACGACATTCATGTTCTATTGGCCGTTCAGCAACTGGCTGGCGGTGGGGCCGGCGCTATACTTCTACTTCCGCAGCCTCACCAACCAGGAGTTCCGGCTGCAGCGGCAACACTGGTGGCACTTCGCACCCGCGCTGGCCTTCGGGGCGTGGCTACTGGTGGTGTTCGGCTACGATATTGGCTGGTGGCACGGGCTGCAGGGTCAGCCGCTGCCCGCCCATTTCGGCACCAAAGGCCCCCTGGCCAGCTGGGCCGATTACCAACCCATCGGGCTGCTGGCCGATACGCTGGGCTACCTCTCGGTGCTGGCCTACGCGGTGCACACCCTGCGGGCCTACCGCGCCTACGCCCGCTACCTCAACGACAATTTCTCCGATACCGAGCAACTCCGGTTTCGGTGGCTGCGCAACGTGCTGGTGGCCGTGGTGGTGGGCACTGGCGTCACGCTGGTGTTCGGCGCGGTCAACCTCTTCATCACGCCCCTCAACTACGTGCAGAGCTGGTACGACTACCTGTTCACCGGCCTGCTGATCTACTACCTCAGTATCTCGGGCCTGCTGACAGGTTACCGCCTGGCCGCCCTGCGCTTCCAGCTGCCAGTTGCCGTGACTCCGTCGGCAACCTCGTTACCAACGATAGAAGCTGCCGACGAAACGTCTGGCATCGTTGTACCGGCGGTAGACAAAAGAACTGTTGCCGATGCGGTACTCGATCTGCCTGAAATACCTGTTTCGGCTGCTACTGCGGCTGCCAGCGTACCGTTGGTAGCTGATGCCACCGTTGAAGAGCCAACTGAAACGGCCGCCGAACCCGACGCGGAGCTGGCCCGCTGGACGACCCGGCTGCTGGCCCATATGCAGGCGGCCCGGCCCTACCTGGAGCCCGAGCTGACGCTAGGCGAGCTGGCTACCCAGCTGCGCACCAACACATCCTGGCTCTCCAAGGTCATCAACTCCGGCTGCGGTCAGAACTTCAACGACTTTATCAATGAGTACCGAGTGAGCGAGGCCGAGCGCCGCCTCCGCGACCCGCAGTTCCGGCACTATACGCTACTGGCCGTAGCCCTGGAGGCCGGCTTCAACTCCAAGTCCACGTTCAACCGCGTCTTCAAAAAGCTCCGCGGCCAGACTCCCAGCGAAGCCGCCCGGCAGCTGTAG
- a CDS encoding phenylalanine 4-monooxygenase: protein MIQQHYDQYTTQDQLVWKVLFDRQTALLHKRACSAFGRGLEAVGFHRNAIPDFQEVSQRLHKATGWQLEPVQGMLNDAEFFGLLAQRKFPATVWIRSMAQFDFIEEPDLFHGVFGHVPLLMDQAFADFLHFLGQVAAQHLDDAVALARLERLYGFTVQFGLVEEHGQTRMYGAGLLSSSGEIHHCIGDVSRRFPFDLATVLHTPYSEAHLQDQYFVLTSWDQLTESVAELAALLSSGWELQPVE from the coding sequence ATGATACAGCAACACTACGACCAGTATACCACGCAGGATCAGCTGGTTTGGAAGGTATTATTCGACCGCCAGACGGCTTTGCTGCACAAGCGCGCCTGCTCGGCCTTTGGCCGGGGGCTGGAGGCCGTGGGCTTCCACCGTAACGCCATTCCCGATTTTCAGGAAGTAAGCCAGCGCCTGCACAAGGCCACCGGCTGGCAGCTGGAACCGGTGCAGGGCATGCTCAATGATGCCGAGTTCTTCGGGTTGCTGGCCCAGCGCAAGTTCCCGGCCACCGTCTGGATCCGGAGCATGGCGCAGTTCGACTTCATTGAGGAACCCGACTTGTTCCACGGCGTATTCGGCCACGTGCCGCTGCTCATGGACCAGGCCTTCGCCGACTTCCTGCACTTCCTGGGACAGGTAGCCGCCCAGCACCTCGACGATGCCGTGGCCCTGGCCCGCCTCGAGCGGCTTTACGGTTTCACGGTGCAGTTCGGGCTGGTGGAAGAACACGGCCAGACGCGCATGTACGGAGCCGGTCTGCTGTCGTCGTCGGGTGAAATCCACCACTGCATCGGCGACGTTTCGCGCCGCTTCCCCTTCGACCTGGCCACCGTGCTGCACACGCCCTACAGCGAAGCCCACCTCCAAGACCAGTACTTCGTGCTCACCAGCTGGGACCAGCTCACCGAAAGCGTAGCCGAGCTGGCCGCACTGCTGTCCTCGGGCTGGGAGCTGCAGCCGGTGGAGTAG
- the phhA gene encoding phenylalanine 4-monooxygenase has translation MQSVSAAPVASVALPLLTQVYADYTAADQHVWQLLFDRQMALLPGRAAEAFLEGVRRVGFTRDAIPDFREVNPRLQELTGWELVVVPGIVDAAVFFQLLADRKFPATTWLRTLEQLDYLEEPDMFHDVFGHVPLLTDAGFADFLQKLGAAAVHHGQRWPGTLEQFTRLYWFTAEFGLIQQPDGLRIYGAGLLSSHGEVKFSLSDAPTRLPFTLDGVLDTPFEKDKFQDLYFVLTDMQQLPESLAPLQARLLE, from the coding sequence ATGCAGTCTGTTTCTGCCGCTCCCGTTGCTTCTGTTGCCCTGCCGCTACTCACCCAAGTATATGCCGATTACACCGCCGCCGACCAGCACGTGTGGCAGCTGCTCTTCGACCGCCAGATGGCCCTGCTGCCCGGCCGCGCCGCTGAGGCGTTTCTGGAAGGCGTGCGGCGGGTGGGCTTCACCCGCGACGCCATTCCCGATTTCCGGGAGGTGAACCCGCGCCTGCAGGAGTTGACCGGCTGGGAGCTGGTGGTTGTGCCCGGCATTGTGGACGCCGCCGTGTTTTTCCAACTGCTGGCTGACCGCAAGTTTCCCGCCACCACTTGGCTGCGCACCCTCGAGCAGCTCGACTACCTCGAGGAGCCCGACATGTTCCACGACGTATTCGGCCACGTGCCGCTGCTGACGGATGCCGGCTTTGCTGATTTCCTGCAGAAACTGGGCGCGGCCGCCGTGCACCACGGCCAGCGCTGGCCCGGCACGCTGGAGCAGTTCACGCGCCTGTACTGGTTCACGGCCGAGTTTGGCCTGATTCAGCAGCCCGATGGCCTGCGCATCTACGGGGCCGGGCTGCTGTCGTCGCACGGCGAGGTGAAGTTCAGCCTCAGCGACGCGCCCACCCGCCTGCCCTTCACCCTCGACGGTGTGCTAGATACGCCCTTCGAGAAGGACAAATTCCAGGACCTCTACTTCGTGCTCACTGACATGCAGCAGCTCCCTGAGAGCCTAGCCCCGCTCCAGGCACGGCTGTTGGAATAA
- a CDS encoding Mpo1 family 2-hydroxy fatty acid dioxygenase — translation MSTALVSPVQRLLNEYAESHQNPTNKLVHWVCVPLIMFAILGLLWSLPVPAAVRNICPWLNWATVVMVLAVGYYLRLSGRLAVGMVLVWAAMALGLRVIDGGAALPLWAVCLIIFVLAWVGQFWGHKVEGKKPSFLKDLQFLLIGPLWLLHFIYRRLGWRY, via the coding sequence ATGTCTACTGCCCTCGTTTCTCCGGTTCAGCGGCTGCTGAACGAGTACGCCGAAAGCCACCAGAACCCTACCAACAAGCTGGTGCACTGGGTGTGCGTACCGCTGATTATGTTCGCCATTCTGGGGTTGCTGTGGTCGTTGCCGGTGCCGGCGGCGGTGCGGAACATCTGCCCCTGGCTGAACTGGGCTACTGTGGTAATGGTGCTGGCCGTAGGGTATTACCTGCGCCTCTCGGGGCGGCTGGCGGTAGGGATGGTGCTGGTGTGGGCGGCTATGGCACTGGGACTGCGCGTGATAGATGGCGGGGCGGCCCTGCCCCTGTGGGCCGTATGCCTGATTATTTTCGTGCTGGCCTGGGTTGGGCAGTTCTGGGGCCACAAGGTAGAAGGCAAGAAGCCCAGCTTCCTCAAAGACCTACAGTTTCTGCTCATCGGCCCGCTGTGGCTGCTCCATTTTATCTACCGCCGGCTGGGCTGGCGGTATTGA
- a CDS encoding dienelactone hydrolase family protein, whose translation MKKLWTLCAALLSVVSVASAQSTMSCCTKPAAGQAATEVFAMLASNEDFSGGHDAPLPFTYAGEGGMIEFKTTDGQTGKAFEIKSKTKSDKYLFVIHEWWGLNDYIKQEAGRFAEELPGVNVIALDLYDGQIATDADQAGKLMQGVKTERAQAIINGALAYAGPKAQISSIGWCFGGGWSIQTALLAGPKAKACVAYYGMPEKDVAKLKTLNTDVLFVFAKQDKWINQEVVDQFRKDMAAAKKGLTVKTYDADHAFANPSNPKYSKDMAADAHAASVAYLKKNLKVK comes from the coding sequence ATGAAAAAACTCTGGACCCTTTGCGCCGCGCTGCTGAGCGTGGTATCGGTGGCCTCGGCCCAATCGACGATGAGCTGCTGCACCAAGCCCGCCGCTGGTCAGGCTGCCACCGAGGTATTCGCCATGCTGGCCTCTAACGAGGACTTCTCCGGCGGCCACGATGCCCCCCTGCCCTTCACCTACGCCGGCGAAGGCGGCATGATTGAGTTCAAAACCACCGATGGCCAAACCGGCAAAGCTTTCGAAATCAAGAGCAAGACCAAGTCCGACAAGTATCTGTTCGTGATTCACGAGTGGTGGGGCCTGAATGATTACATCAAGCAGGAAGCCGGCCGTTTCGCCGAGGAACTGCCCGGCGTCAACGTCATTGCCCTTGACCTCTACGACGGCCAGATTGCTACCGACGCCGACCAAGCCGGTAAGCTGATGCAGGGCGTGAAAACCGAGCGTGCCCAGGCCATCATCAACGGTGCCCTGGCTTACGCTGGCCCCAAAGCCCAGATCAGCAGCATCGGCTGGTGCTTCGGTGGCGGCTGGAGCATCCAGACGGCCCTGCTGGCCGGACCTAAAGCCAAAGCCTGCGTGGCCTACTACGGCATGCCCGAGAAGGACGTAGCCAAGCTCAAGACGCTGAACACCGATGTGCTGTTTGTCTTCGCCAAGCAGGATAAGTGGATCAACCAAGAAGTGGTAGACCAGTTCCGCAAGGACATGGCCGCCGCCAAAAAAGGCCTCACGGTGAAAACCTACGACGCCGACCACGCCTTCGCCAACCCATCCAATCCCAAATACAGCAAGGACATGGCTGCCGACGCCCACGCCGCCTCAGTCGCCTACTTGAAGAAGAACCTGAAGGTAAAATAG